A genome region from Candidatus Methylacidiphilales bacterium includes the following:
- a CDS encoding tetratricopeptide repeat protein — protein MRGTQKRSAASALVLVGVLSPPVSICLCPPSTYAQAARPAPEPTPQILNLEDLQPAADQLIGQGLSFEKSKDPGRALLLYEDVLRYHGQGDRAEEALFRIASCYRQLGRFEEARNTLALRQKQYPASGSPWRPPSRLLEGEMLAAEARWKEALPALQDGATASERELQLRAHYLAVLAADNLKDLALARPNIEALVREKKEHPYADYARLKQGTLAASEGKSSIASQAFKEVLARTGDPALRAEAGVRAGNLAYASGAWREAAANFEVVRKTNAPDFWRQLAHLGLLQSAFAAGDHARLLEIYREVRPAFPEASRAQVLFLVAESTRLTKQDQAALEAYDFFLKEFPNDPMAESAVWARILILRGQNNPDLVPETARFLGGFPNSTRRPTVQLLRAEAFFDRGDFKTCTPMLADLAGQTEAFAALQSVVREGVLFRWGRAALGLGDWPQARKAFDRLLADFPKTSLRSSALWMQGQAALRDKDPEAAFTSWTARVQDFPKDADRENTLWQTALLAGSLGKLAPMRSLLQAHLKEFPNSANTPEAHYLLAGAIQQLGDDQASRPNWEAARKLDAARYFGPATQQLIRLALLRADLPGLRTEVEAYDAWRQKNPKAPAVALSVYEWLGQELAKGDDPGSGAVYYRIVLAASKDPAQRKRSQLGLALLMSKIQNHGAAIKEWNQFRLDFPEEANRSTVLEPLAQALIGAARFDDAQTLAEQILRQNPEGEFNARGRLLLGDIAMGRRNYVDAAKYYATLALLMDDPLLTPRALWRAEKAQRLAGMTTEADAKLLELRKRFPDYRE, from the coding sequence ATGCGCGGCACCCAGAAGCGATCGGCAGCTTCGGCCTTGGTTCTCGTCGGGGTCCTTTCACCGCCCGTTTCCATCTGCCTTTGCCCCCCTTCCACCTACGCCCAGGCAGCCCGCCCAGCCCCAGAGCCCACCCCCCAGATTCTGAACCTGGAGGATCTCCAGCCCGCCGCCGACCAGTTGATCGGGCAGGGGCTTTCCTTCGAGAAGTCCAAGGACCCGGGCCGCGCCCTCCTCCTCTACGAAGACGTCCTGCGCTATCACGGCCAGGGTGATCGTGCCGAGGAGGCCCTGTTCCGAATCGCCTCCTGTTACCGCCAACTGGGCCGCTTCGAGGAGGCCCGAAACACCCTGGCCCTGCGCCAGAAGCAATACCCCGCCTCCGGCTCCCCCTGGCGACCGCCTTCCCGCCTGCTTGAAGGCGAAATGCTGGCCGCCGAGGCCCGTTGGAAGGAAGCGCTGCCCGCCCTGCAGGACGGAGCGACGGCCTCGGAGCGCGAACTCCAACTCCGCGCGCATTATCTGGCCGTCCTGGCCGCCGACAATCTCAAGGACCTGGCCCTCGCCCGTCCCAACATCGAGGCCCTGGTGCGGGAGAAGAAAGAACACCCCTACGCCGATTACGCACGCTTGAAGCAGGGGACGCTCGCGGCCAGCGAAGGGAAAAGCTCCATCGCCAGCCAGGCCTTCAAGGAGGTCCTGGCCCGGACCGGCGACCCGGCCCTCCGGGCCGAGGCCGGCGTCCGTGCGGGCAATCTGGCCTACGCCTCGGGCGCCTGGCGCGAGGCCGCGGCCAACTTTGAAGTCGTCCGCAAAACCAACGCCCCCGACTTCTGGAGACAACTGGCGCACCTGGGCCTGCTCCAGTCGGCCTTCGCCGCCGGCGACCATGCCCGCCTGCTGGAAATCTACCGCGAAGTGCGACCGGCCTTTCCCGAGGCTTCCCGCGCGCAGGTCCTGTTCCTGGTGGCGGAGTCCACCCGTCTCACCAAACAGGATCAGGCCGCGTTGGAGGCATACGACTTCTTCCTCAAGGAATTTCCCAACGATCCAATGGCGGAATCGGCGGTCTGGGCCCGCATCCTCATCCTGCGCGGGCAAAACAACCCCGACCTGGTCCCGGAAACCGCGCGCTTTCTCGGCGGCTTCCCCAATTCCACCCGGCGGCCCACCGTCCAGCTTTTGCGGGCCGAGGCCTTTTTCGACCGTGGCGACTTCAAAACCTGCACCCCGATGTTGGCCGACCTGGCCGGGCAAACGGAGGCCTTTGCCGCCCTGCAATCCGTCGTTCGCGAGGGTGTTCTCTTCCGGTGGGGGCGTGCCGCACTCGGACTGGGCGACTGGCCCCAGGCCCGCAAGGCCTTCGACCGGCTTCTGGCTGATTTTCCCAAGACCTCCCTGCGCAGCAGTGCGCTCTGGATGCAGGGACAGGCCGCCCTGCGTGACAAGGACCCCGAGGCCGCCTTCACATCCTGGACGGCCCGAGTGCAGGATTTCCCCAAGGATGCAGACCGCGAAAACACGCTCTGGCAGACGGCCCTGCTGGCCGGAAGCCTGGGCAAGCTCGCCCCCATGCGTTCCCTGCTCCAGGCCCATTTGAAGGAATTCCCCAACAGCGCCAACACCCCGGAGGCCCATTACCTGCTGGCCGGGGCCATCCAGCAACTGGGTGATGACCAGGCTTCGCGGCCGAATTGGGAGGCGGCACGCAAACTGGATGCGGCGCGTTACTTCGGGCCGGCCACCCAACAGTTGATCCGGCTGGCCTTGCTGCGGGCCGACCTGCCCGGCCTGCGCACGGAAGTGGAGGCCTACGATGCCTGGCGACAGAAAAACCCCAAGGCACCGGCGGTGGCTTTGTCGGTTTACGAATGGTTGGGCCAGGAACTGGCCAAGGGCGATGACCCGGGTTCGGGGGCTGTTTATTACCGCATCGTCCTGGCCGCCAGCAAGGATCCGGCCCAGCGCAAGCGTTCGCAACTCGGACTGGCCCTGCTCATGTCCAAAATCCAGAACCATGGTGCCGCCATCAAGGAATGGAACCAGTTCCGGCTCGACTTCCCCGAGGAAGCCAACCGCAGCACCGTCCTCGAACCCCTGGCCCAGGCCCTGATCGGGGCGGCCCGCTTCGATGACGCCCAGACCCTGGCCGAACAAATCCTGCGCCAGAATCCCGAGGGCGAATTCAACGCCCGCGGTCGCCTGCTCCTGGGCGACATCGCCATGGGCCGGCGGAACTACGTGGACGCGGCGAAATACTACGCCACGCTGGCCCTGCTGATGGATGACCCGCTTCTGACGCCACGCGCCCTCTGGCGGGCGGAGAAAGCCCAGCGTCTGGCCGGCATGACCACCGAGGCCGATGCCAAGTTGCTCGAATTGCGGAAGCGCTTCCCGGATTATCGCGAGTGA
- a CDS encoding type II secretion system protein, producing MKSERGIANSGSSGITSGPRCPCRTSFPPSAIRRPSSAFTLIELLVVVGIIAILLALTIPSITGLAGSAGRKGAVNVLLNTFEQARAYALEGSVNTYVGFADKNFPEEAMRYRAFIVFREKTDDDPAGTGEYVPLTKWETLPKTISFKSENQSLLADYYLALTDTSVPRLSSGAQLPVLAFNPSGAIQSLHTTARLRVFLYEGYFLNNQDNFVRQAAFQRSSSGLFECITFSRFTGRAQVDVTTTQ from the coding sequence ATGAAGAGCGAACGTGGAATAGCGAATAGCGGAAGTTCAGGCATAACGTCCGGCCCTCGGTGCCCTTGCCGGACGTCCTTTCCGCCATCTGCCATCCGCCGTCCGTCATCTGCCTTCACTCTGATCGAGTTGTTGGTGGTGGTCGGGATCATCGCCATCCTGCTGGCCCTCACCATCCCCTCGATCACCGGACTGGCGGGATCGGCGGGCCGTAAGGGGGCGGTCAACGTTTTGCTGAACACCTTCGAACAGGCCCGGGCCTATGCCCTGGAGGGCAGCGTCAACACCTACGTCGGATTTGCCGACAAGAACTTTCCCGAGGAAGCCATGCGCTACCGGGCGTTCATCGTGTTTCGGGAGAAGACGGATGACGACCCGGCCGGCACGGGCGAGTATGTGCCTTTGACGAAATGGGAAACGCTTCCCAAAACCATCAGCTTCAAGAGCGAGAACCAGTCCCTGCTGGCGGACTATTATCTGGCTTTGACCGACACATCCGTTCCTCGCCTGTCCTCGGGTGCGCAACTCCCCGTTCTGGCCTTCAATCCCAGCGGGGCCATCCAATCATTGCACACCACTGCGAGGCTGCGGGTGTTTCTTTACGAGGGCTATTTTCTCAACAATCAGGACAACTTCGTCCGGCAAGCGGCTTTCCAGCGCTCCTCGAGCGGCTTGTTTGAATGCATCACCTTTTCCCGGTTCACCGGCCGCGCCCAAGTGGATGTGACGACGACACAATGA
- a CDS encoding type II secretion system protein: MTTSFPFSVPGFQFAGTGRRVVFQNGKQSSRAAFTLIEIAVSMAIMSFALVGILGLFPVALDTARDSKAETQIGLLARRIESDLRTSQHWQISSGNGSQTLDWSGEVFNSPNLDDVDDPQKYTRITFSCSLNGTASQKAPDAYLAYSLNDDLDLQPKGTPVSATDYSNGQAGAGYLARVRTEYNPAAFPGMVCVLVDLSVPGSVKESDRRTYTFFTLLGRRQ; the protein is encoded by the coding sequence ATGACTACAAGTTTTCCGTTTTCAGTTCCCGGTTTTCAGTTCGCCGGAACAGGGCGTCGCGTCGTTTTCCAAAACGGGAAACAAAGCAGTCGCGCCGCCTTCACACTGATCGAAATCGCCGTTTCGATGGCCATCATGTCCTTTGCCTTGGTGGGCATACTGGGCTTGTTTCCCGTGGCCTTGGATACCGCACGGGACAGCAAGGCGGAGACACAGATCGGATTATTGGCCCGCAGGATTGAGTCCGACCTTCGCACAAGCCAGCACTGGCAGATCAGTTCCGGGAACGGCAGCCAGACCCTCGATTGGTCAGGTGAAGTATTCAACTCCCCCAATCTGGATGACGTGGACGATCCACAAAAATACACGCGCATCACGTTCAGTTGCAGTTTGAATGGCACCGCATCACAAAAAGCTCCCGATGCTTATCTGGCCTACAGTCTGAATGACGATCTGGATTTGCAACCAAAAGGCACCCCGGTCAGCGCAACTGATTACTCAAACGGCCAGGCCGGGGCCGGTTATCTGGCCCGAGTCCGCACCGAGTACAATCCCGCAGCCTTCCCGGGCATGGTCTGTGTCCTGGTCGACTTGTCCGTGCCTGGTTCGGTCAAGGAATCGGATCGGCGAACCTACACCTTTTTCACCCTCCTTGGACGACGCCAATGA